One genomic region from Anaerolineae bacterium encodes:
- the xseB gene encoding exodeoxyribonuclease VII small subunit gives MTSPTASLDGLDFEEAYRSLQEVVEQLEKGNLPLQDSLALFERGMLLVRRCAAVLDQAEMKIVSLSQELDADLGQVLRNRESNNAPRGGLWGDEEAS, from the coding sequence CGCCTACCGCTTCGCTGGACGGCCTGGATTTCGAGGAGGCCTACCGCTCCCTGCAGGAGGTGGTCGAGCAGTTGGAGAAGGGCAACCTCCCCCTGCAGGATAGCCTTGCGCTCTTTGAGCGCGGCATGCTGCTCGTCCGCCGCTGCGCGGCTGTGCTGGACCAGGCCGAAATGAAGATCGTCAGCCTCTCCCAGGAGCTGGACGCCGACCTGGGCCAGGTGCTGCGGAACCGCGAGAGCAACAATGCGCCCCGCGGCGGATTGTGGGGGGACGAAGAAGCAAGCTAG